The genomic stretch GCTTTGCATAGGTGGGGTTGCTTTGGGGATCTTCGAGAGGGGTAAACTCGGTCGGAGATACTCCGAATACTCTGTATTCAGTTGATTTTGCCAGAATGCGGGTAAATTGCGGTGGTTCTGTGGTTCGTTGTACTGATTTCTTGTGTTTTTTTGGTGTTCATAACCTTGATTTTGCTGGTTTAGGGTTATATGAAGTCAATTTTGGGGTTGTTTGTCCATGCACTGTTTCTTGAATAAAGTGCGGTATCACGTCttgtcttctggaagattAAATCTAGATATCAGCCATATGACTATATACTTTCCGAGTACTagccatggaagaaaaaCTTTCTGAGTAGTTAACATCATGCTACAAGAGTGACTCGCCTCGTTCCTGCAGCCGTGTGTTGCGGGCgagcattgcattgcatatTATGCATGTAATCCAATACTCTGTTGCATGAGACGTATCGCCTGCATTTCCTGTAATAACGTGGGGGTGATATCAAGAGAATAACAGTGATATTTAATTCGTAGATGGTTCAAAACGTGGCTATTTCTACGTCCATACAATCAGTAGCTAGGGCTAACCGCTCTGTTTCCAGATCACGGTTCAATTCAGATAGTGTTGAAAAAGATTGCTATTCATACAGAGCTAGCtccttgttgttgaatatcGTACAGACTTAGGATATCCTCTACGGAACGATTCTTGACGAAAACAATATATTGGAAACAAATCGATAGCCTTGACTTGAATTTGAATATATACTGTAAGCATATCATATCCGAGTCATAGCTACAATTTCTTCCACCTTTTCCCTGGGCACCTGACAACCCAGAAGCCATCCAAAATGCCAGACAGTATCCTCTTGAGACTTGATTGACTGCTTCAAATGTGGCCATAAATTAAAATGACCGTGTGGCATGCCAGGATAAGCATCCAACTTCACCTCAACGCCATTGTCCTCCAGAACCTTTGCATACACAATGCCGTCATCgcggagaatatccagcCCTGCGACCTGAACATACGTTCGTGGGATGGCAGAGAATGGTACTATCGAGCAAAAGGGCGAAAAGTCCTCGGACAAGAAATCCTGCTGGTAGAGAGCCTCATATCCTCCAATCGACTTCGAATCCAGACCGGGATTTCCAGGAGCATTTCCATTTTGCCCACGAGATACCCAAAGGTGCTTGTATTTCTCCGGCACAGTCTCCTGGCTCATACATACTGGGATACTAGCCAAAACACCCGTGATAGGCGGAGACagcttctctttcactgCACGATGTGCTGTGACAATGGAAAGGTTTCCGCCTGCTGATCCACCGCCGATGACAAATCCTTTCGTTAGGTCTGCATCAAGCGCCGACTCGTTGGCAGCGATCCACTGCACACTGTCCCATATGTCATTCGGGGCTGTCGGGAATTTGTGCTCCGGTGCTAGGCGATATGAGGGTTGAACCACAGTAGCACCATACAAAGCTGCGACCGTGCGGGCCCAGATAATCGATTGTATGTTTGTGCCCATCACAAAAGCTCCGCCGAATATAAGAACGACCACGGGATTTGCCCCAGTCGAGTTGCCTGGCTTGGTAATGTGAAGATTGCTCTGGTATCCATCACGCATTGTGATATCGATCACGGTTTCCTGGGTGTCGAATCTTGGACAGGAATCGTATGctgtcttctccattgcTAACACTAATTGGCGCAGTTCCTCAATCGGTGATGAAAAGTCTATTGAAGGGGGTGGGCTGTGCTGAAGAACCTATTTTGATAATCAGATGATATTCATGAAAGCATTGCGGGTCACTTGCTTCTTCGAGCTCGGGGTCGACGATGCCTAACTTGAGGACATCCTCTTTCGTTTTATATTGATCCATTTCTGTACTTGTATGGCTTTGGCTTGTAGTGTCGATGGTGGGGCTCATTCAATTGAGGTGGATATGAAGCCGAACTATGTAAATCTTTTCGAATTTATGCGGCAGGGTCTTTTATCTGATGTGTTGGACTGAGAAGTTATTTCATTTGACTACCTAGACACATCCCCTTTATAGAGTAACTTCCAGTGCTATTCCTGGTTGGTGGGTTGACTAGGCTGGTTCTGTATACAAAATGGCCCATGCAGGATCATCGTGACAGTAAATGAGTCATGATCCGCCACGTTGATTGGCGCAAATGATGAAGCGATGGTCTTGGCATTGAGGTAAGGCGATCAATCGAGGAGTGAAGGTGTAAGTATGCATATACCCCCTGGGGCTTCTGGACTGTTCTTAGAGAAGATCTCAAGGTGGAGGGCGTATGAAGGTAGATGTTGTATATTTGATAGACAATTCATTTAAActaataatttaatttagTTAGTAGATTCGGTACTTTCCCAACCAGACCCGAAGACAGCGGGTTCGGCCCGGGCTCGGGTGGGGTATTGCGGGGATTCATCCCGATTTGATCCACTTTAATGCAGACATATCACTAGTCAGCTTCTATTACGACACTACTATGACGGCGTCGAAGGTTCCATGAGATTTCCACTGTCTACAACAGACTGAATATTCATACTAGTGAGACTTAGTGTCATAAAGGACATAATAGACCCAGAAAATTCCATATATGCCAAAAATGAGGTGACGGGCACTTTGGTAGGAGTTGAGAAAAGCAATGGTATTTTTTCAGCATCGCCATTGTTGAATGCTTGCTGAGGATTGCATTGAATATATATGAGGTCGAATATTGTATATACCACTTATTTCTTGGGTGATGTAGTACTGATTTACGCAAACCATTTCTCGTAACCGTAACAACCAAAACCACGATCGTGCAGCGTGCCACAACCAGAGCAGGTAATGTAATGCTTCGGgctgttttcctttgctcCATTCTGTAGAATATCCAGCATATAGGTGCGACCGTGAATACCACGGTCCAGCGCGCTATGGACAGGATCATCAAGACCTGAATGCTTGCCGCAGGAAGTGCAACGGCTCTCTCACGCATGATCACATTTCCACCACGGGGTATGGTGAACTCTGCAGCTTGTTAGTGAAACTTCAGGCGTGCTTTTTCATTGATCGAGATCTGACATACCATCGATATCAAGCAAACCGGCAATATGGGCTCGCTCCTGGCTGGTCATGATCCAGCGGTATCCATTGGTGCCATTTTGATGGGCATAATCTCAGAGGTAATGGCGGCTTCGAATTGCACATTGAGAGTATTGTGTATGTACGAGCTCGGAGTAGCAGGTGAGCGGTGTATTTTCTCAAGAGTAATATGCCAGAATAGTGTTCCACATACAGTGATCGGGGTAGGCGGATCTGTTATATTCTGCTTATGATAGCTAGACGACTGTCATATCGTCATTCCCAAACCCTATAGTAGTCTAGACCTTATATTTTGTAAACTGATGCATAGCAATTTGCACTGTTGCTATCGCTATATGACATCAACACTCAGTAGGGTTGATAAGAGTTTCGGCTGACCGGCCTAGAGTTGTCCATCTCAAAATACTCAAGTCGATTGATAACTTGGGAGCCCAAACCAGAGAAGAGTTAATGTTTTTCGGGTAAggcatttttctttataGCTAACTAGCCTATCCGCGTTGTGACATAATACTAGGGCTCCCAGAAATACTCGGGGTCCTACGCTTAATAGCATAAAGTGAGACGTTCATCCACTGAATTTGGGCTCATAGAAGCCGGATAATCGATGGGACTGAGGTTGGATTGTTGTATAAGAAATCACAACAAGCCAGGATCAATGTTTCTAAAGATGTCTACGTCTCTGGAAGAGCCCATCGGCTTTTCATCTCAGATGTGGACGACCTcatatcttcgaagatgataaGTCCGGATCGATAcgatccttttctctttgccaCAAGTATTTATCATGGGCGAAAGAGGTCTTTTCAGGAATCTTGCTAGTCATAGATAACCATGTAATGTCCATATTCGTCCAAATTCTACACATTCAGCTCCTACTGAAGTAGCAAAAAGGAGTATGTTACACCTCCTGAATGAAGAGCATATGGGTTAATTTAATTACCTAGGGATATTAGAGGAGGTCTGGGCTATATCAGCACCTCCAGTGCCCTTACCCATCACGCAGTTCCGTTGCTCTGTCCTGTGATTTCCGCTGATAGATCACCAAAATTCATCATCTCTGCCCGACTCCACGCACTTGAAACTAGAAACGAGGAAGCGACGCTTGAAGGTATGGCTGCCCTCGTGCAGAGTGTAAGAATGAGAGTGGCTTGAATGGCATTGAGGGTCCCTTGCATTGTGTTAGATAATGATTCTCAAAGGGGCAAGACCAGAGGTTATCATACTTATAAAAGGTACATTCAATCCCAGAATCAGGTCTGTATGGCGAAATTTCTATACGGCTTACGGGCTTGTCCTGTATGCTGTGAAGTGTTAGCATTGTCTCATTTGTAGTTTGTAGGTTTACATACTCCGGGTATACCGTAACACACTGATAAGGGTGAACAAAATGCGCAGACTCTGAATTGGATGTCTTTATAATCACCTATTTGGGATATTAGTGTGCACTTTGATTTTATGAGATGGACCATATGTTAATCAACGTACTGTTCCAAGAGGACTGTTTGCAAAGCTAGGGCTTACGAAGAGTGCAAGGGTGGAAGCggtgagaagagagaagagacgCATGGTGATTGATAAAAATAGATGGTCCTCTTTGAGGTAAGTAAAAGGGTTTATTtaagacgaagaggaagacattgaaatATGGGTGACCAACTGACTTTATAAGTGACTACTAGTAGATCTTTGAATAAACTCAATGACACATATGAGATATCAGAGTTACATTTACCAAGTGTAGTCCAGGCATCGAATTTGTAAGGGATTCCAATCGAGGAACAGTCAATGATGTCTGGATGTAACCTCTAATGAAAATATGGAGCGGAAATACTACTGGCTTTGACAATAATTCTACCATGTAAGTCTTGGCTATGACGATATTTTATTACTTTCTCCCTTCCATTTAATAACTTTTGCAGGAGTCTTCAGAGGTATGTAATCTCAGAATACAAACGGAATGCACGCGACAGATTCATATACATTATCTAGAAACTGAACGGAGCACCAAACCTCAGATATTTCACTTCAAAATGTTGGCACAAACCTAATTTGACACATGTGGAGTCCAGCATAATCGTAAATGAGTATACGGTACATTTCCGATAGATGTTTACTTCCGATAGTGGTGATATCACACCAACGGACCTGATGTAACTGCGGGATGCCCGGGTATAAACTCCGCGGTGGGTCGAAGCTGAAAACATCGATGACCTATCTAGTGACTTACCAGTTATCTTATTGTCTGGGCTCATGTAACATGAAAGTACGCTCTAGAACTTATATGGACTGCAAATTTTCCTTGTTTTGAAGATCAAAATGCAAAAGCTTAGTGCTCTTGAAGTGAGGCGTAGTCCGGGcgaaagaaataaactaCGTCCTATTAACTTttgaaattttttttttctttgtaaaataaagaaaatataagaaaaggaaataaacTACCACTTACTCGGAAAACGTCCCCGAGGCCTTAGCAAGACTTAAGATAGATTCAAGAGAGCTGTCCTGCCACACATCCACCACGAACTAATTCTTTATACCTTCTACGGCCACCCACAAACTGGTATTAGCCACTTGCCAGCCATCTCCAGCCCATATATTACAGGAAGCGTCATGGTTATCGGCCGCATTTGCTCAGATAGACATCATTTAGAACGATCCACAATCTTTAGTATTGGAGTAGATTTACAAGAACTATCATTCGACGTCGAGAATTATACAAGTAAGGTTTTCGGTTGTAGCCCTACGGAAGTTCTGGAAGTTATATTCCACACGGAGGCAGTAAGGACCCACAGCGGTGGATCGTATTGCTGTTCCAATGTTGCTCAAAGTTAGGTACACTCGTCCACCCCTTATGGACTTTCTATTAAAACCCCAATCTAGATATATCATTAAGAGCATGGGGGTTTGGCCTCTGTCCTGGCGTAGTGCAGCATTGAAATCCCCGTTCAAGCGACTTGTCACTGAGTCAGCAATCTGGGTAACGTTGTTGGTGCTCAGATTGCGCACCGATTGCGGCTTAAGGAGATGGTTAAAATCAAGAGataaagaataataaagTCGATGAAGAAGTACTACTATTCTTTGAAGACTGAATAAAGGATCAAAAACAGATAGTCATTAGATAGCTACTGAAACTAACAGGGTCAGGCGCCGGATAGCCTTGATAGGTATAGATATAATCTCAATTGTAGCTCCAATACTCAATTCGGATGAAACCCATGGCTTATCTCAGAAGATCTCTGGCTCAAAACCCGCATAGCGTGCATCTTGAGTCACTTTCGACATTCCCTGTTCGCTTTTCTCCAGATAGGCTTGTCCGAAGGCCGCCCAACCGGCGTCACACAAAGCTGCACACTGTGATTGCGCCTCCGCCTTGAGGGAACACCAAACAGGATCCTACCAGACGAGTATTAGAAAGAGGGAGCCTCGGTGGGAAAACAGTATGCAAGTAAGGGTTTATAGTAAACGTACATATTGCATTGCCCATTCTCCAAAagcatcgtcttcttcatgttTGTGATAACGGTTCCGGGCTTTCTTATCCGCTGATTCGAACGCTTGGAGGGCTTTTTTGTAACTTTCTTTTGCGTTTTCAAAACGAGCCTCAGCGGCGGGGTCGGAAGCGGTGAGGCCATCTGTGTCGGTCCGCCATGCGTACCTGGAAGCCTCGAATGGGCGGTCGGTTGCTGGTTTCATGATTGCGATAAGTGATAGAATAGAGGAAAGCagtggagaggaagaaagctAGACTGCTagtgatggaagagaaatcGACCGGGAATTTATGTCATTGATGCGAAGGGAATC from Aspergillus oryzae RIB40 DNA, chromosome 1 encodes the following:
- a CDS encoding alpha/beta hydrolase (arylacetamide deacetylase); translation: MRDGYQSNLHITKPGNSTGANPVVVLIFGGAFVMGTNIQSIIWARTVAALYGATVVQPSYRLAPEHKFPTAPNDIWDSVQWIAANESALDADLTKGFVIGGGSAGGNLSIVTAHRAVKEKLSPPITGVLASIPVCMSQETVPEKYKHLWVSRGQNGNAPGNPGLDSKSIGGYEALYQQDFLSEDFSPFCSIVPFSAIPRTYVQVAGLDILRDDGIVYAKVLEDNGVEVKLDAYPGMPHGHFNLWPHLKQSIKSQEDTVWHFGWLLGCQVPREKVEEIVAMTRI
- a CDS encoding uncharacterized protein (predicted protein) — protein: MKPATDRPFEASRYAWRTDTDGLTASDPAAEARFENAKESYKKALQAFESADKKARNRYHKHEEDDAFGEWAMQYDPVWCSLKAEAQSQCAALCDAGWAAFGQAYLEKSEQGMSKVTQDARYAGFEPEIF